One stretch of Amycolatopsis tolypomycina DNA includes these proteins:
- a CDS encoding spore germination protein GerW family protein encodes MKVDELLEKAKDGLETKMVYSEPYEVDGVTVIVASSVGTGGGGGDSRDEKGRSGEGAGFGLSAKPVGAYVIKDGKLRWEPAVDVNRVLAVLGAVVVAALFAATRLAKHRDVRQRAR; translated from the coding sequence ATGAAGGTCGACGAACTGCTTGAGAAGGCGAAGGACGGGCTCGAGACCAAGATGGTCTACAGCGAGCCGTACGAGGTCGACGGCGTCACGGTGATCGTGGCGTCCAGCGTCGGCACCGGCGGTGGCGGCGGTGACAGCCGTGACGAGAAGGGCCGCTCCGGCGAAGGCGCGGGGTTCGGGTTGTCGGCCAAGCCGGTGGGGGCGTACGTCATCAAGGACGGCAAGCTCCGCTGGGAACCGGCAGTCGACGTGAACCGCGTGCTGGCCGTCCTCGGCGCGGTCGTGGTGGCCGCGCTGTTCGCGGCGACCCGGCTGGCGAAGCACCGGGATGTCCGGCAAAGGGCGCGGTGA
- a CDS encoding class I fructose-bisphosphate aldolase, whose protein sequence is MAHRPPLAELGLNTGKKTRLHRILHEHGLRNGTAFFLPYDQGLEHGPRDFFANPAASDPKYILKLALEGGFNGIAIQIGLAEKFYWDYAGELPLVLKLNGKTEIPSDAEALSPLHGSVEDAVRLGADAVGYTLYVGTPAQEQDFAQLRQVRTDAHRLGMPLIVWAYPRGSAIEGKGGRDSFYAVDYAARTASELGADVVKVNFPHPAKIDNVPSAYAKETTSQQAIDAVVRSAGRTLLLVSGGGKAGDEAMLEKARESMEAGATGLIFGRNVWQRDHDESLRFVSALRDILAKYPSA, encoded by the coding sequence ATGGCGCATCGTCCCCCGCTGGCCGAGCTCGGGCTGAACACCGGCAAGAAGACCCGGCTGCACCGCATCCTGCACGAGCACGGCCTGCGCAACGGCACGGCGTTCTTCCTGCCCTACGACCAGGGCCTGGAGCACGGACCGCGCGACTTTTTCGCCAATCCGGCCGCGAGCGACCCGAAGTACATCCTGAAGCTCGCGCTCGAGGGTGGCTTCAACGGCATCGCGATCCAGATCGGGCTGGCCGAGAAGTTCTACTGGGACTACGCGGGCGAGCTGCCGCTGGTCTTGAAGCTCAACGGCAAGACCGAGATTCCCTCCGACGCCGAGGCGCTGTCCCCGCTGCACGGCAGTGTCGAGGACGCGGTCCGGCTCGGCGCGGACGCCGTCGGCTACACCCTCTACGTCGGAACTCCCGCGCAGGAGCAGGACTTCGCGCAGCTGCGGCAGGTCCGCACCGACGCGCACCGCCTGGGCATGCCGCTGATCGTCTGGGCCTACCCGCGTGGCTCGGCGATCGAGGGCAAGGGTGGCCGCGACTCGTTCTACGCCGTCGACTACGCCGCGCGCACCGCGTCCGAGCTGGGCGCCGACGTCGTCAAGGTCAACTTCCCGCACCCGGCGAAGATCGACAACGTGCCCAGTGCCTACGCCAAGGAGACGACGAGCCAGCAGGCGATCGACGCCGTCGTCCGGTCGGCCGGGCGGACGCTGCTGCTGGTCTCGGGCGGCGGCAAGGCCGGCGACGAGGCGATGCTGGAGAAGGCGCGCGAGTCGATGGAAGCCGGGGCGACCGGGTTGATCTTCGGCCGCAACGTCTGGCAGCGCGACCACGACGAATCCCTTCGGTTCGTCTCGGCGTTGCGGGACATCCTCGCGAAGTACCCGAGCGCATGA
- a CDS encoding 2-oxoacid:acceptor oxidoreductase family protein produces MSTTEVRIHGRGGQGVVTAAELLSVAAFTEGRHAQAFPSFGSERTGAPVVSFCRISDAAIRTREPIVAPDALIIQDATLLHQVNVFEGLKSEGYLLVNSAHSFGELGLGEFVRSFRRDRLLVVPATELAMKHLGRPLPNAALLGGFAALTGVIELRSVIAAIAGRFAGAKADGNIAAATAAYGFVRAEREDLAGAQAD; encoded by the coding sequence ATGAGCACGACCGAGGTCCGCATCCACGGCCGCGGCGGCCAGGGCGTGGTGACCGCGGCCGAGCTGCTGTCGGTCGCCGCGTTTACCGAAGGGCGGCACGCGCAGGCATTTCCCAGCTTCGGCTCGGAACGCACCGGCGCGCCGGTGGTTTCGTTCTGCCGGATCTCCGACGCGGCGATCCGCACTCGCGAACCGATCGTCGCGCCTGACGCGCTGATCATCCAGGACGCCACTCTGCTGCACCAGGTGAACGTCTTCGAGGGCCTGAAATCCGAGGGCTACCTGCTGGTGAACTCCGCGCACAGCTTCGGCGAGCTGGGGCTGGGCGAGTTCGTCCGCAGCTTCCGGCGGGACCGCCTGCTCGTCGTGCCCGCGACCGAGCTGGCGATGAAACACCTGGGCCGGCCACTCCCGAACGCCGCGCTGCTCGGCGGGTTCGCCGCGCTGACCGGCGTGATCGAGCTGCGCTCGGTGATCGCCGCGATCGCCGGGAGGTTCGCCGGCGCGAAGGCGGACGGCAACATCGCGGCGGCCACGGCCGCCTACGGGTTCGTTCGCGCCGAGCGGGAGGATCTGGCCGGTGCTCAGGCAGATTGA
- a CDS encoding transketolase C-terminal domain-containing protein, with protein sequence MLRQIEGSRAVADAVALCRPEVICAYPISPQTHIVEGLAELVKSGSLTPCEFVNVESEFAAMSVAIGASAGGARAYTATASQGLLYMTEAVFNASGLGLPIVMTVANRAIGAPINIWNDQSDSMALRDAGWIQLYAETNQEAADLHIQAFRIAEELSTPVMVCMDGFVLTHAWEQVDTPTQEEVDVFLPPYEPRQVLDPAEPSSIGAMVGPEAFTEVRYLGHARLMEALDVVPDIADRFAEAFGRNAGGLTRSYRTEDAETIVVALGSVLGTLKDTVDELREDGLRVGVLGVTCFRPFPGEAIRAAIGHARRVIVLERAFEPGVGGIVTQNVVSAAPAAEVHAVIAGLGGRAITKKSVSRVLREADRLPPLTFLDLDRSLIDRELGRLAATRRSGPTAENLLRDLGAVASRIG encoded by the coding sequence GTGCTCAGGCAGATTGAGGGATCCCGGGCCGTGGCCGACGCGGTCGCGCTGTGCCGCCCGGAGGTGATCTGCGCGTACCCGATTTCGCCGCAGACCCACATCGTCGAGGGCCTGGCCGAGCTGGTGAAGTCCGGTTCGCTCACGCCGTGCGAGTTCGTCAACGTCGAGTCGGAGTTCGCGGCGATGTCGGTCGCCATCGGGGCGTCCGCGGGCGGGGCGCGGGCCTACACCGCGACGGCCAGCCAGGGGCTGCTGTACATGACCGAGGCGGTGTTCAACGCGTCCGGGCTCGGCCTGCCGATCGTGATGACGGTGGCCAACCGCGCGATCGGCGCGCCCATCAACATCTGGAACGACCAGAGCGACAGCATGGCGCTGCGGGACGCGGGCTGGATCCAGCTGTACGCCGAGACCAACCAGGAAGCCGCGGACCTGCACATCCAGGCGTTCCGGATCGCCGAGGAACTGTCCACGCCGGTGATGGTGTGCATGGACGGGTTCGTGCTGACCCACGCCTGGGAGCAGGTCGACACGCCCACCCAGGAAGAGGTCGATGTCTTCCTGCCACCGTACGAGCCACGCCAGGTCCTCGACCCGGCCGAGCCGTCGTCGATCGGCGCGATGGTCGGGCCGGAGGCGTTCACCGAGGTGCGTTACCTCGGCCACGCCCGGCTGATGGAGGCGCTCGACGTCGTGCCCGATATCGCCGACCGGTTCGCCGAGGCGTTCGGCCGCAACGCCGGCGGGCTGACCCGCTCGTATCGCACCGAGGACGCCGAGACGATCGTCGTCGCGCTCGGCTCGGTACTGGGCACGCTCAAGGACACCGTCGACGAGCTGCGCGAGGACGGCCTGCGCGTCGGCGTGCTCGGCGTGACCTGCTTCCGGCCGTTCCCGGGCGAGGCCATCCGCGCGGCCATCGGCCACGCGCGGCGCGTGATCGTGCTGGAACGGGCCTTCGAGCCCGGTGTGGGCGGCATCGTCACGCAGAACGTCGTGAGCGCGGCTCCGGCGGCCGAGGTGCACGCCGTCATCGCGGGGTTGGGCGGCCGCGCGATCACGAAGAAGTCCGTGAGCAGGGTGCTGCGGGAGGCGGACCGGTTGCCGCCGCTGACCTTCCTCGACCTCGACCGGTCGCTGATCGATCGCGAGCTGGGCCGCCTCGCCGCCACCCGGCGCTCCGGCCCGACAGCCGAAAACCTCCTGCGCGACCTCGGTGCGGTCGCTTCACGGATCGGGTGA
- a CDS encoding thiamine pyrophosphate-dependent enzyme, with protein MAVTPIKFYQTGSFAVGGRLLGEDQRSVQSDRQRINSIDCGHRACQGCGEALGARYALDAAMRATGNRMVAVNATGCLEVFSTPYPETSWRIPWLHSLFGNAPAVATGVAAAMKAKGRTDIRVVGQGGDGGTVDIGFACLSGMFERDDDVLYICYDNEAYMNTGVQRSGATPPAARTATTPAVGAEPGAVFGQGKNVPMIALAHEIPYVGTATVADLRDLEAKVTRAMEFRGARYLHVLVPCPLGWGSASHDTIRIARLAKESGIFPVFEAEAGEIVATSKIRRRVPVEDYLRLQTRYAHLFGDSPHTEVIEKIQALADRNIRRFDLLGEA; from the coding sequence ATGGCGGTGACGCCGATCAAGTTCTACCAGACCGGCAGCTTCGCGGTCGGCGGCCGGCTGCTCGGCGAAGACCAGCGCAGTGTGCAGTCCGACCGGCAGCGGATCAACTCGATCGACTGCGGCCACCGCGCCTGCCAAGGCTGCGGCGAGGCTTTGGGCGCGCGGTACGCGCTCGACGCGGCCATGCGCGCCACCGGGAACCGGATGGTCGCCGTCAACGCCACCGGATGCCTGGAGGTCTTCTCGACGCCGTACCCCGAGACGTCGTGGCGGATCCCGTGGCTGCACTCCCTGTTCGGCAACGCCCCCGCTGTCGCCACCGGCGTCGCCGCGGCGATGAAGGCCAAGGGGCGCACCGACATCCGCGTGGTCGGCCAGGGCGGCGACGGCGGGACCGTCGACATCGGCTTCGCGTGCCTGTCCGGGATGTTCGAGCGCGACGATGACGTGCTCTACATCTGCTACGACAACGAGGCGTACATGAACACCGGCGTCCAGCGCTCCGGCGCGACGCCACCGGCCGCCCGCACCGCCACCACCCCGGCGGTCGGCGCGGAGCCGGGTGCGGTGTTCGGGCAGGGCAAGAACGTGCCGATGATCGCGCTGGCCCACGAGATCCCGTACGTGGGCACCGCGACGGTCGCGGACCTGCGCGACCTGGAAGCCAAGGTGACGCGGGCGATGGAGTTCCGCGGCGCGCGGTACCTGCACGTCCTGGTCCCCTGCCCGCTCGGCTGGGGCAGCGCGTCCCACGACACGATCCGGATCGCCCGCCTCGCCAAGGAAAGCGGGATCTTCCCGGTGTTCGAAGCGGAAGCCGGCGAGATCGTCGCGACGTCGAAGATCCGCCGCCGGGTGCCGGTCGAGGACTACCTGCGGCTGCAGACCCGGTACGCCCACCTCTTCGGCGACTCGCCGCACACCGAGGTGATCGAGAAGATCCAGGCGCTCGCCGACCGCAACATCCGCCGGTTCGACCTGCTCGGGGAGGCCTGA
- a CDS encoding NAD(P)-binding protein yields the protein MEHEKPFAITLDVGSSRANKTGAWRSERPVYVDLLPPCNQACPSGQDIQKWLYHAESGDYENAWRGIMADNPLPAVLGRICYRPCESACNRGQLDEAVGINSVERFLGDEGIKQGWTIPVAEPTGKRVLVVGAGPAGLSAAYHLARLGHAVTVRDAEAAPGGMMRYGIPRYRLPREVIDAEIARIRAMGVEFEQNSRVTDVVAAKVGFDAVFLAVGAQVGKRAYIPAGDSARVLDAVSLLHGMESGERPLLGRRVAVYGGGNTAMDAARTAKRLGATDAVVVYRRTRDRMPAHESEVAEAVEEGVAMRWLSTISEIDGDGITVEKMRLDESGFPQPTGEFERLAADSVVLALGQATDLSLVDALPDVEHVGGVVRVGPGMTTGHPGIFAGGDMVPSGRTATVAVGHGAKAAREIDAWLRGALAPEPQARREATFDNLNTWYYSDADRTVRPHLDLSRRVSTFDEIKGGLTESTALFEARRCLSCGNCFECDNCYGVCPDNAVLKLEPGEKYAIDLDYCKGCGICVAECPCGAIEMVPEET from the coding sequence ATGGAGCACGAGAAGCCGTTCGCGATCACGCTCGACGTCGGGTCCAGCCGGGCGAACAAGACCGGTGCGTGGCGCTCCGAGCGGCCGGTCTACGTCGACCTGCTACCGCCGTGCAACCAAGCGTGCCCGTCGGGTCAGGACATCCAGAAGTGGCTCTACCACGCGGAATCCGGTGACTACGAGAACGCGTGGCGCGGCATCATGGCCGACAACCCGCTGCCCGCGGTGCTCGGCCGGATCTGCTACCGGCCGTGCGAGAGCGCCTGCAACCGCGGCCAGCTCGACGAAGCCGTCGGGATCAACTCCGTCGAGCGGTTCCTCGGCGACGAGGGCATCAAGCAGGGTTGGACGATCCCGGTCGCCGAACCGACCGGCAAGCGCGTGCTCGTCGTCGGCGCGGGTCCGGCCGGGCTGTCCGCCGCCTACCATCTGGCCCGGCTCGGGCACGCCGTCACCGTCCGCGACGCCGAGGCCGCGCCCGGCGGGATGATGCGCTACGGCATCCCGCGCTACCGGCTGCCGCGCGAGGTCATCGACGCCGAGATCGCCCGGATCCGGGCGATGGGCGTCGAGTTCGAGCAGAACAGCCGGGTCACCGACGTCGTGGCCGCCAAGGTCGGATTCGACGCCGTTTTCCTCGCCGTCGGTGCCCAGGTCGGCAAGCGGGCCTACATCCCGGCCGGCGACTCCGCGCGCGTGCTCGACGCGGTTTCGCTGCTGCACGGGATGGAAAGCGGGGAGCGGCCGCTGCTCGGCCGTCGCGTCGCCGTCTACGGCGGCGGCAACACGGCGATGGACGCCGCCCGCACCGCGAAGCGGCTCGGCGCCACCGATGCCGTCGTGGTCTACCGCCGTACGCGTGACCGGATGCCCGCGCACGAATCCGAAGTGGCCGAGGCGGTCGAAGAGGGCGTGGCGATGCGGTGGCTGTCGACGATCAGCGAGATCGACGGCGACGGCATCACCGTCGAGAAGATGCGCCTGGACGAGTCCGGCTTCCCGCAGCCGACCGGGGAGTTCGAGCGGCTCGCGGCGGACAGCGTGGTGCTGGCCCTCGGTCAGGCCACCGATCTGTCCCTTGTGGACGCGTTGCCGGACGTCGAGCACGTTGGTGGTGTCGTGCGGGTCGGGCCCGGGATGACGACCGGGCACCCGGGGATCTTCGCGGGCGGGGACATGGTGCCGTCGGGCCGGACCGCGACCGTCGCTGTCGGGCACGGGGCCAAGGCCGCCCGGGAGATCGACGCCTGGCTGCGCGGCGCCCTCGCGCCGGAGCCGCAAGCCCGGCGCGAGGCGACCTTCGACAACCTCAACACCTGGTACTACAGCGACGCCGACCGGACCGTCCGGCCGCACCTGGACCTGTCCCGGCGGGTGTCCACCTTCGACGAGATCAAGGGTGGGCTGACCGAGTCGACCGCGTTGTTCGAAGCACGCCGCTGCCTGTCCTGCGGAAACTGCTTCGAATGCGACAACTGCTACGGCGTCTGCCCGGACAACGCGGTGCTCAAGCTCGAACCGGGGGAGAAGTACGCGATCGACCTCGACTACTGCAAGGGCTGCGGGATCTGCGTCGCCGAATGTCCCTGCGGCGCCATCGAAATGGTGCCCGAAGAAACCTGA
- a CDS encoding DUF1876 domain-containing protein produces MQEKRWHVEVHIDEDDDGRTRATARLQTADDTRVSGTGVARLHPGDSDVPEIGDEIAASRALSDLAHNLLECAAGDIEALTRKPVRLDH; encoded by the coding sequence ATGCAGGAGAAGCGCTGGCACGTCGAAGTGCACATCGACGAAGACGACGACGGCCGCACCAGGGCCACCGCCCGGCTCCAGACCGCCGACGACACGCGGGTGTCCGGAACCGGCGTCGCGCGGCTGCACCCCGGTGACAGCGACGTGCCCGAGATCGGCGACGAGATCGCCGCGTCGCGCGCGTTGAGCGACTTGGCCCACAACCTGCTCGAATGCGCGGCCGGCGACATCGAAGCGCTCACGCGCAAGCCGGTCCGGCTCGACCACTGA
- a CDS encoding flavodoxin family protein: MRILVVFESMFGATEEVAKAIGKGLAGAASPEVVNVDEAPRDLTGVGLLVVGGPTHVHGMSRRATRKSAADQVDYPTRSRTGVREWLDSLDEVPAKLAAAAFDTRIDKPRVFTGAASLGVAKRLRRHGCRLVLPAESFFVGTESIDAGPEPGEPERAEAWGAALGAALVRAGS, translated from the coding sequence ATGCGGATACTCGTCGTCTTCGAGTCGATGTTCGGCGCCACCGAAGAGGTGGCCAAAGCGATCGGGAAGGGGCTGGCCGGGGCGGCCTCGCCGGAGGTGGTCAACGTCGACGAAGCGCCCCGGGACCTGACCGGCGTCGGCCTGCTCGTCGTCGGCGGCCCCACCCACGTGCACGGGATGAGCCGGCGCGCGACCCGGAAGTCCGCCGCGGACCAGGTGGACTACCCGACTCGGTCGCGGACGGGCGTGCGGGAGTGGCTGGACTCCCTCGACGAGGTGCCCGCCAAGCTGGCCGCCGCGGCCTTCGACACCCGGATCGACAAGCCGCGCGTGTTCACCGGTGCGGCGTCGCTCGGGGTGGCCAAGCGGCTGCGCCGGCACGGGTGCCGGCTCGTCCTGCCGGCGGAGAGCTTCTTCGTCGGGACCGAGTCCATCGACGCCGGCCCGGAGCCCGGCGAACCGGAACGGGCCGAGGCGTGGGGCGCGGCTCTCGGGGCGGCGCTGGTCCGGGCCGGCTCCTGA
- a CDS encoding carboxylate-amine ligase — translation MADAPTVGVEEEFVLLDTRTGAAVPAAPRILAALRGEPGVVPEFLRLQIETLTGVCHSLAEVRADLTRLRRRVSEAAEEAGCLAVATGVAPFGTTPLVTADARYERLAARFPDLVAGAGTCACHVHVGIPSRAAGLRALTGLRPWLAVLLGLSANSPYVAGADSGLASARYPLWSRWPTARPPAAWRDVAGYDAAVAEAIRGGAAPDARGVYFYARLSPRHPTVEVRIADVCLDVDDAVVLAGLVRALVATALRGEVAAQPSDAALARALRAAARHGLDRTAAARLLAHARPALAESGDLEVVHRGWAGLADRGGGAVRQRALRAVSATPAEFAARLATVTRGTEDESMEAAR, via the coding sequence GTGGCGGACGCCCCGACGGTCGGCGTGGAGGAGGAGTTCGTGCTGCTGGACACGCGAACCGGGGCGGCCGTCCCGGCGGCTCCACGGATCCTGGCGGCGCTGCGCGGCGAGCCCGGCGTGGTGCCGGAGTTCCTGCGCCTCCAGATCGAGACCCTGACCGGGGTGTGCCACTCGCTCGCCGAGGTCCGCGCGGACCTGACGCGGCTGCGCCGGCGGGTGAGCGAGGCCGCGGAGGAGGCGGGGTGCTTGGCGGTGGCGACCGGCGTCGCGCCGTTCGGCACCACCCCGCTGGTGACCGCCGACGCGCGGTACGAACGGCTGGCCGCCCGCTTCCCCGACCTGGTCGCCGGCGCGGGCACCTGTGCCTGCCACGTCCACGTCGGCATCCCGTCGCGGGCGGCGGGCCTGCGCGCGCTCACCGGGCTGCGGCCGTGGCTGGCCGTCCTGCTGGGCCTCAGCGCGAACTCGCCGTACGTCGCCGGTGCCGACTCCGGGTTGGCGAGCGCGCGGTACCCGCTGTGGTCCCGCTGGCCGACGGCCCGGCCGCCCGCCGCGTGGCGCGACGTCGCCGGGTACGACGCGGCCGTCGCCGAGGCGATCCGCGGCGGTGCCGCGCCGGACGCCCGCGGGGTGTACTTCTACGCCCGCCTGTCGCCCCGGCACCCGACCGTGGAGGTGCGGATCGCCGACGTCTGCCTCGACGTCGACGACGCCGTCGTGCTCGCCGGGCTGGTACGGGCGCTCGTGGCCACGGCGTTGCGGGGCGAGGTGGCGGCACAGCCGTCCGACGCGGCCCTCGCGCGGGCGCTGCGGGCCGCCGCCCGGCACGGCCTCGACCGGACCGCAGCCGCGCGGCTGCTGGCGCACGCCCGGCCCGCACTGGCGGAGTCCGGAGACCTCGAGGTGGTCCACCGGGGATGGGCCGGGCTCGCGGACCGGGGCGGTGGCGCGGTCCGGCAGCGTGCGCTGCGGGCGGTGTCGGCCACCCCGGCGGAGTTCGCCGCCCGGCTCGCCACGGTGACCCGGGGAACCGAAGACGAGAGCATGGAGGCGGCACGATGA
- a CDS encoding cation-translocating P-type ATPase → MNAGTVTGAAEFHALPVAAAAERLGVDPARGLNSEEAEARLGRYGDNVVRVPAGPGPIRRFLAQFHNPLIYVLLLAGVVTWVFGGHVDAGVIAGVVLLNAVVGFVQESRAQRALEALSKMVPVETTVVRDGVPQRVPAARLVPGDVVELAAGDRVPADVRLAEVHLAEVDESALTGESVPVVKATEPVSPSAPVADRAGCAYSGTLVTRGQARGLVTATGGETQLGGIQHLVATAEVVPTPLTRKLARFSRQLSVVIVVVAAAAFVLGVLRGSPAPEMFTAVVALAVGAIPEGLPAAVAIVLAIGVVRMSRRGAIVRHLPAVETLGGTTVICTDKTGTLTRNRMTVTTLAAAGSPVPVAEAGETLRECLVAGVLCNDAELEEGDPTESALLGSAIAAGLDPAAIRAAAPRTDTVPFESETRTMTTFHGEVAYLKGAVEEVAARCEAELVPGGEVRPIDRDALDRVHGSLTARGLRVLAFARVTPGAAPVLLGLQAMHDPPRPEAVTAVAACRSAGIDVKMITGDHAGTARAIAGEVGLASGRVLTGADLASLPDEQFDDAVAATQVFARVSPGQKLQLVQALQRRGHVVAMTGDGVNDAPALRRADIGVAMGAGGTDAARQAADMVLTDDDFASIEAAVRVGRGVFDNLRKFIAWTLPANIGEGMVVLVAILLGATLPIVPVQILWINMTTAVFLGLTLAFEPTERGIMGRPPRPPDRPLFTGSLLRRVVLVSLLLVVAAFGAFRLQLGLGASLAEARTTAINVFVGVQAAYLLGCRSLDRPVVCAWPGHSRMFLLGIGLTAGLQLLLTYVPVMNSWFHTAPIGLVSWLWVLGAAVVAFAVVEADKLLWSRLSTGPAAARRRNR, encoded by the coding sequence ATGAACGCGGGAACAGTGACCGGCGCGGCGGAGTTCCACGCCCTGCCGGTGGCCGCGGCTGCCGAGCGGCTCGGCGTCGACCCGGCACGGGGGTTGAACAGTGAAGAGGCCGAAGCGCGGTTGGGGCGCTACGGCGACAACGTCGTCCGCGTGCCCGCCGGGCCCGGGCCGATCCGGCGGTTTCTGGCGCAGTTCCACAACCCGCTCATCTACGTCCTGCTGCTGGCGGGCGTGGTGACGTGGGTGTTCGGCGGGCACGTCGACGCCGGGGTGATCGCCGGCGTCGTCCTGCTGAACGCCGTCGTCGGGTTCGTGCAGGAGTCCCGCGCCCAGCGCGCGCTGGAGGCACTGTCCAAAATGGTCCCGGTGGAAACGACCGTCGTCCGTGACGGGGTGCCGCAACGCGTGCCCGCGGCCCGGCTGGTCCCGGGTGACGTCGTGGAGCTCGCCGCGGGCGACCGGGTGCCCGCCGATGTCCGGCTGGCCGAAGTACACCTGGCCGAGGTCGACGAGTCCGCGCTGACCGGCGAGTCGGTGCCGGTGGTCAAGGCCACCGAGCCGGTTTCGCCGTCGGCCCCGGTCGCCGACCGCGCCGGCTGCGCGTACTCGGGCACGCTGGTGACCCGGGGGCAGGCCCGCGGGCTGGTCACGGCCACCGGTGGCGAGACCCAGCTGGGCGGCATCCAGCACCTGGTGGCCACCGCCGAGGTCGTCCCCACCCCGCTGACCCGCAAGCTGGCCCGCTTTTCGCGGCAGCTGAGCGTGGTGATCGTCGTCGTCGCGGCCGCGGCTTTCGTGCTCGGTGTCCTGCGGGGGTCGCCGGCGCCGGAGATGTTCACCGCGGTGGTCGCCCTCGCGGTCGGCGCGATCCCCGAGGGGCTGCCGGCCGCGGTCGCGATCGTGCTGGCCATCGGCGTCGTGCGGATGTCGCGGCGCGGCGCGATCGTGCGGCACCTGCCCGCTGTGGAGACGCTCGGCGGAACGACGGTGATCTGCACGGACAAGACCGGCACGCTCACTCGCAACCGGATGACGGTGACGACCCTCGCGGCGGCCGGGTCGCCGGTCCCGGTGGCCGAGGCGGGGGAGACGCTGCGCGAGTGCCTGGTGGCGGGGGTTTTGTGCAACGATGCGGAACTCGAAGAAGGGGATCCGACCGAGAGCGCGCTGCTCGGCTCGGCGATCGCGGCGGGCCTGGACCCGGCCGCGATCCGGGCCGCCGCGCCGCGCACGGACACCGTGCCGTTCGAGTCCGAAACCCGGACGATGACGACATTCCACGGCGAGGTCGCCTACCTCAAGGGTGCGGTCGAAGAGGTGGCGGCCCGCTGCGAGGCCGAGCTGGTTCCCGGCGGCGAGGTTCGTCCGATCGACCGGGACGCGCTGGACCGCGTGCACGGATCGCTGACCGCGCGGGGACTGCGGGTGCTGGCGTTCGCGCGGGTGACGCCGGGGGCCGCACCGGTGCTGCTGGGCCTGCAGGCCATGCACGACCCGCCACGACCGGAGGCGGTCACCGCGGTGGCGGCGTGCCGGAGTGCGGGCATCGACGTCAAGATGATCACCGGTGACCACGCCGGGACGGCCCGCGCGATCGCCGGTGAAGTGGGACTGGCTTCCGGCCGGGTCCTCACCGGTGCCGACCTGGCCTCGCTGCCTGACGAGCAGTTCGACGACGCCGTGGCGGCCACACAGGTGTTCGCACGGGTGTCACCAGGGCAGAAACTGCAATTGGTGCAGGCGTTGCAGCGGCGCGGACACGTGGTCGCCATGACCGGCGACGGCGTGAACGACGCGCCCGCTTTGCGCCGGGCCGACATCGGCGTCGCGATGGGCGCGGGCGGCACCGACGCCGCCCGCCAGGCCGCGGACATGGTCCTGACCGACGACGACTTCGCCTCGATCGAGGCGGCCGTGCGGGTGGGCCGCGGCGTGTTCGACAACCTGCGCAAGTTCATCGCCTGGACGCTGCCGGCCAACATCGGCGAGGGCATGGTGGTGCTGGTGGCGATCCTGCTCGGCGCGACCCTGCCGATCGTCCCGGTGCAGATCCTGTGGATCAACATGACGACAGCGGTGTTTCTGGGCCTGACGCTGGCATTCGAGCCGACCGAGCGCGGCATCATGGGACGCCCGCCGCGCCCGCCTGACCGGCCGTTGTTCACCGGTTCCCTGCTGCGGCGGGTGGTGCTCGTGTCGCTGCTGCTGGTGGTGGCGGCGTTCGGCGCATTTCGCCTGCAGCTCGGTCTGGGGGCTTCGCTCGCGGAGGCCCGGACGACCGCGATCAACGTGTTCGTCGGCGTGCAGGCGGCTTATCTGCTCGGCTGCCGTTCGCTCGACCGGCCGGTGGTGTGTGCGTGGCCGGGGCACAGCCGGATGTTCCTGCTGGGCATCGGTTTGACGGCCGGCCTGCAGCTGCTGCTGACCTACGTGCCGGTCATGAACTCGTGGTTCCACACGGCGCCAATCGGACTGGTTTCGTGGCTCTGGGTGCTCGGGGCGGCGGTGGTGGCGTTCGCGGTGGTGGAGGCGGACAAGCTGCTCTGGTCGCGGCTCAGCACAGGGCCGGCAGCCGCGCGACGGCGAAACCGGTGA